A portion of the Ricinus communis isolate WT05 ecotype wild-type chromosome 10, ASM1957865v1, whole genome shotgun sequence genome contains these proteins:
- the LOC8274881 gene encoding F-box protein PP2-A15: protein MGASLSSLTEGTNGAANGPGLGDIPESCVACVFTYLTPPEICNLARLNRAFRGAASSDSVWDKKLPRNYQDLLDFLPPERYHNLSKKDIFALLSRPVPFDDGNKEAWLDRVTGRICMSISAKGMAITGIEDRRYWNWVPTEESRFHVVAYLQQIWWFEVDGVVKFPFPADIYTLSFRLHLGRFSKRLGRRVSSFEHTHGWDIKPVRFELTTSDGQQALSECCLDETEQDEANGNHKRGCWIEYKVGEFVVTNSEPATEVRFSMKQIDCTHSKGGLCVDSVFIIPSDLRERKRRGGVLK from the exons ATGGGAGCGTCCCTATCGAGCTTAACGGAAGGTACAAACGGCGCGGCAAACGGTCCAGGGTTAGGAGATATACCAGAAAGTTGTGTGGCTTGtgtatttacatatttaacccCGCCGGAAATTTGCAATTTAGCTCGATTAAACAGAGCCTTTCGGGGCGCTGCTTCTTCTGATTCCGTCTGGGACAAGAAATTGCCACGTAATTATCAAGATCTGCTTGATTTTTTGCCTCCTGAGCGGTATCATAATTTGTCTAAAAAAGACATCTTTGCGCTTTTATCTAGGCCTGTACCTTTTGACGATGGAAATAAG GAAGCGTGGTTAGATAGGGTCACGGGAAGGATATGTATGTCAATTTCAGCTAAGGGGATGGCAATTACTGGCATTGAGGATCGGAGATATTGGAATTGGGTTCCCACTGAAGAATCTAG ATTCCATGTTGTGGCCTATTTGCAGCAAATATGGTGGTTCGAAGTAGATGGGGTTGTAAAGTTTCCTTTTCCTGCTGATATCTATACTCTGTCCTTCAGGCTTCACCTTGGAAGATTCTCCAAGAGGTTGGGACGTCGTGTGAGCAGTTTTGAGCACACCCATGGTTGGGATATAAAACCGGTGCGATTTGAGTTGACTACTTCTGATGGTCAGCAAGCATTATCTGAATGTTGTTTAGATGAGACTGAACAGGATGAAGCAAATGGCAACCACAAACGCGGATGCTGGATAGAGTACAAGGTGGGTGAATTTGTTGTCACCAATTCAGAACCTGCCACTGAGGTCAGATTTTCCATGAAACAGATTGATTGTACACATTCCAAAGGAGGGCTTTGTGTAGATTCAGTTTTTATCATACCCAGTGATCTCAGAGAGCGTAAACGAAGAGGAGGAGTTCTGAAGTAG